The Oreochromis niloticus isolate F11D_XX linkage group LG13, O_niloticus_UMD_NMBU, whole genome shotgun sequence genome has a window encoding:
- the kcnk1b gene encoding potassium channel subfamily K member 1b, whose product MLQSLASNSCVRLIQTHKSTWYFVSLVVGYLLYLIFGAVVFSSVELPYEDLLRQELRNIKKQFLQENDCLSEERLEQFLKKALEASNYGVSILNNASANWNWDFTSALFFASTVLSTTGYGHTAPLSDGGKAFCIIYSVIGIPFTLLFLTAVVQRIMVFSTRRPITYIHTHWGLSKPLVAIVHATVLGMLAVSCFFLIPAAIFSALEENWNFLESFYFCFISLSTIGLGDYVPGEAANQKFRELYKVGITVYLILGLIVMLVVLETFCELQQLKQLRKMFYLKKEKPVDRLAILEHDELSFTTVSNSGTTQSQDKSQTFVSVPTLASPNDDPMIQ is encoded by the exons ATGCTCCAGTCTTTAGCCAGCAATTCCTGTGTGCGTTTGATACAGACTCACAAATCGACGTGGTATTTCGTCTCCCTGGTGGTGGGCTACCTCCTCTATCTCATATTCGGCGCAGTTGTTTTCTCATCGGTCGAGCTGCCCTACGAAGACCTCCTGCGGCAGGAACTGAGGAATATTAAGAAGCAGTTTCTCCAGGAAAATGACTGCCTCTCCGAGGAGAGGCTGGAGCAGTTTCTTAAGAAGGCGCTGGAGGCGAGCAATTACGGGGTTTCCATCCTCAATAACGCCTCGGCCAACTGGAACTGGGACTTCACCTCAGCGCTGTTTTTCGCCAGCACGGTGCTGTCCACCACAG GATATGGGCACACAGCACCACTGTCAGACGGCGGAAAGGCCTTCTGCATTATTTACTCCGTGATCGGCATCCCCTTCACCCTTCTATTCCTCACTGctgtggtgcaacggatcatgGTATTTAGCACACGGAGGCCGATTACGTACATCCACACACACTGGGGCCTGTCCAAGCCACTGGTGGCCATTGTTCATGCCACTGTGCTTGGCATGTTGGCAGTCTCTTGCTTCTTCCTTATCCCTGCCGCCATCTTCTCGGCGCTGGAAGAAAACTGGAACTTCCTGGAGTCCTTCTACTTCTGCTTCATTTCGCTCAGCACCATTGGCCTCGGAGACTACGTGCCCGGAGAGGCGGCCAATCAGAAGTTCAGGGAGCTCTACAAAGTGGGCATCACTG tctaCCTGATCTTGGGCCTCATAGTCATGCTAGTGGTGCTGGAGACCTTCTGTGAGCTGCAACAACTGAAGCAGCTCAGGAAAATGTTCTACCTGAAGAAGGAGAAGCCGGTCGACCGCCTCGCCATTTTGGAACACGATGAACTCTCCTTCACTACGGTGTCCAACAGCGGCACAACCCAGAGCCAGGACAAATCCCAGACGTTTGTTAGCGTCCCGACTCTGGCCTCTCCCAACGACGATCCTATGATCCAGTAA